The sequence GTTCTTAAGTTTCCTTGGAATTGGTCCGCATCAAATTTTATTTACAGATTTTAGTTTTCTATTTGTCGCAACCTATATTGAAATTCCATTTATGATTTTACCAATCTTTAATGCGCTAGAAGAACTTAATCCTTCGCTGATCAGCGCCAGCCGTGATCTTGGGGCTAACAGTGTTGAAACCTTTCAGCGGGTGATTTTTCCACTTTCATTGAATGGGGTAAAAAGTGGCGTTCAAGCAGTTTTTATACCCTCACTATCCTTATTCATGTTGACTCGTTTGATTGGTGGAAACCGTGTTATCACATTAGGTACAGCTATTGAAGAACACTTTATGGTGACACAAAACTGGGGCATGGGCTCAACAATTGGTGTGATTTTGATTGTGGCAATGTTTGTTGTGATGCTGTTGACAGGTGAGAAGAAGAAAAAGGGGCGGGTGAAATGACAAAGAAAAAATTTAAATGGTCTTATGTATATCTGATCATCGTTTTTGCTTTATTGTATGCACCGATTTTCTATCTGATTTTCTACTCATTCAATGATACAGATACGATGAATAAATTTACGGGAT is a genomic window of Enterococcus haemoperoxidus ATCC BAA-382 containing:
- a CDS encoding ABC transporter permease; this encodes MKTMRRIYSIPYMMWLLLFVIAPVLMIIYQSFFDMNGQFTLDNYQTYFTSGTYLSMTLNSVWYAFLITLFTFLISYPTAYFLTKLKHKQLWLMLVILPTWVNLLLKAYAFIGIFSIHGNVNQFLSFLGIGPHQILFTDFSFLFVATYIEIPFMILPIFNALEELNPSLISASRDLGANSVETFQRVIFPLSLNGVKSGVQAVFIPSLSLFMLTRLIGGNRVITLGTAIEEHFMVTQNWGMGSTIGVILIVAMFVVMLLTGEKKKKGRVK